A genomic stretch from Streptomyces venezuelae ATCC 10712 includes:
- a CDS encoding metal-sensitive transcriptional regulator, which produces MAGYGQHKEDIIRRLRRIEGQVRGVQRMVDEDVYCIDVLTQVSAINAALQSCAVALLDEHLSCCVTEAIAQGGDQAKVKVGEASKAIARLIRT; this is translated from the coding sequence GTGGCCGGTTACGGACAGCACAAGGAAGACATCATCAGACGCCTGCGCCGGATCGAGGGCCAGGTCAGGGGGGTGCAGCGGATGGTCGACGAGGACGTCTACTGCATCGACGTCCTCACCCAGGTCTCCGCGATCAACGCGGCCCTGCAGTCCTGCGCGGTGGCCCTGCTCGACGAGCACCTGAGCTGCTGCGTCACGGAGGCCATCGCGCAGGGCGGGGACCAGGCGAAGGTGAAGGTGGGCGAGGCCTCGAAGGCGATCGCCCGGCTGATCAGGACGTAG
- a CDS encoding copper homeostasis protein CutC, whose translation MSNRAVLEVIALDEEDAVAAQTGGADRLELVTDMAADGLTPSRTGFAAIRAAVDIPLRVMLRLTDGFAAGDVDALVARAQELRAAGADEFVLGFLTAEGEPDLVAVERLIAVLDGCRWTFHRAIDRAADRDGLRKRLADLPGLDTYLTAGSATGVDDGLATLKAEAARRGEPGYEAQILVGGGLRLDHLPELRAAGLDAFHIGGAARPHGWTSPVSAAAVRAWREALDG comes from the coding sequence GTGAGCAACCGTGCAGTCCTTGAGGTGATCGCCCTCGACGAGGAAGACGCGGTCGCTGCCCAGACCGGTGGAGCCGACCGGCTCGAACTCGTCACCGACATGGCGGCCGACGGGCTCACCCCGTCCCGGACCGGCTTCGCCGCCATCCGCGCCGCCGTCGACATCCCGCTGCGCGTGATGCTCCGCCTCACCGACGGCTTCGCGGCCGGCGACGTCGACGCGCTGGTGGCGCGGGCCCAGGAACTCCGCGCGGCGGGCGCCGACGAGTTCGTCCTCGGCTTCCTCACCGCCGAGGGCGAGCCCGACCTCGTCGCCGTCGAACGGCTCATCGCCGTCCTCGACGGCTGCCGGTGGACCTTCCACCGGGCGATCGACCGCGCCGCCGACCGCGACGGACTGCGCAAGCGGCTCGCCGACCTGCCCGGCCTCGACACCTACCTGACGGCCGGCTCCGCGACCGGCGTCGACGACGGCCTCGCCACCCTCAAGGCCGAAGCCGCCCGCCGGGGCGAGCCCGGCTACGAGGCGCAGATCCTCGTCGGCGGCGGCCTGCGCCTCGACCACCTCCCCGAACTCCGCGCGGCAGGCCTCGACGCCTTCCACATCGGCGGCGCGGCCCGCCCCCACGGCTGGACGTCCCCGGTCTCGGCAGCAGCGGTACGGGCGTGGCGCGAGGCGCTGGACGGGTAA
- a CDS encoding heavy-metal-associated domain-containing protein, with translation MGSCCTPDNSCSTTAETTAVAVADSTTTVYAVSGMTCGHCKTAITKSVSALDGVISVDVDVAGGLVTVTTGGEPDDAAITAAVDDAGYELTGRA, from the coding sequence ATGGGCTCCTGCTGCACCCCCGACAACAGCTGCTCGACCACCGCGGAGACCACCGCCGTCGCCGTCGCCGACAGCACCACCACGGTCTACGCCGTCTCCGGCATGACCTGCGGTCACTGCAAGACCGCGATCACCAAGTCCGTCAGCGCGCTCGACGGCGTCATCTCCGTCGACGTCGACGTGGCCGGCGGCCTGGTCACCGTGACCACGGGCGGCGAGCCCGACGACGCGGCGATCACCGCGGCGGTCGACGACGCGGGCTACGAGCTCACCGGCCGCGCCTGA
- a CDS encoding HelD family protein — translation MREDVEALDIKDVTANWVNSIVLGRQIEDRIKALADLSHTPLFFGRLDYLHTTQEGQRFYIGRRHVHDADGDPMVIDWRAPVSQPYYQASKKDPQDVGLRRRFGYTGGELTAYEDEHLSDPEELETTSRLLQAEIERPRVGPMRDIVATIQPEQDGIVRSDLSGTVCVQGGPGTGKTAVGLHRVAYLLYAHRERLARTGTLVIGPNRSFLHYIEQVLPALGELEVKQATVDDLVGGHVEVRGTDEAATAVVKGDARMAELLRRAVRSHVALPKEPLMVVRGSRRWRVPAYELEEIVQELLDRDIRYGAAREALPQRIAHAVLVRMEEAGEAPDDRVQNAVARNTAVKAVVKECWPAVEPAKLVLRLLGDAEFLAEHAEGLFDEDEQKLLLWTKPARSVKTAKWSAADAVLIDEAQDLVERTHSLGHVVLDEAQDLSPMQYRAVGRRCTTGSATILGDLAQGTTPWATTSWAEALGHLGKPEAVVEELTAGFRVPREVIAYASRLLPHMSPGLAPVESVRENPGSLDVRPAGDLDRDVVGACVEALGHEGSVGLIAADARIAPLAEALTAAGLAYLSPGEETTAESRLTLVPASLAKGLEYDYVVLDEPAAVVDGEPDERTGLRRLYVALTRAVSGLTVLHSAPLPAQLGDR, via the coding sequence ATGCGCGAGGACGTCGAGGCGCTCGACATCAAGGACGTCACCGCGAACTGGGTCAACTCGATCGTCCTCGGGCGGCAGATCGAGGACCGGATCAAGGCGCTGGCCGACCTCTCCCACACCCCGCTCTTCTTCGGGCGGCTGGACTACCTGCACACCACGCAGGAGGGCCAGCGGTTCTACATCGGGCGGCGGCACGTGCACGACGCCGACGGCGACCCGATGGTGATCGACTGGCGTGCGCCGGTCTCGCAGCCGTACTACCAGGCGTCGAAGAAGGACCCGCAGGACGTCGGACTGCGGCGCCGCTTCGGCTACACGGGCGGCGAGCTCACCGCGTACGAGGACGAGCACCTCTCCGACCCGGAGGAGCTGGAGACGACCAGCCGGCTGCTCCAGGCCGAGATCGAGCGGCCCCGCGTCGGCCCCATGCGGGACATCGTCGCCACGATCCAGCCCGAGCAGGACGGGATCGTCCGGTCCGACCTCTCCGGGACCGTGTGCGTGCAGGGAGGTCCCGGCACCGGCAAGACCGCCGTCGGTCTGCACCGTGTCGCCTATCTGCTGTACGCGCACCGGGAGCGGCTCGCCCGGACCGGGACGCTCGTCATCGGGCCCAACCGGTCCTTCCTGCACTACATCGAGCAGGTCCTGCCCGCGCTCGGCGAGCTGGAGGTCAAGCAGGCCACCGTCGACGACCTCGTCGGCGGGCACGTCGAGGTGCGCGGGACGGACGAGGCCGCGACCGCCGTCGTCAAGGGCGACGCCCGGATGGCGGAGCTGCTGCGGCGGGCGGTGCGCTCGCACGTGGCGCTGCCGAAGGAACCACTGATGGTGGTCCGCGGCTCGCGCCGCTGGCGGGTCCCCGCGTACGAACTGGAGGAGATCGTCCAGGAGTTGCTGGACCGCGACATCCGGTACGGGGCGGCCCGGGAGGCCCTTCCGCAGCGCATCGCGCACGCGGTCCTGGTGCGGATGGAGGAGGCGGGCGAGGCGCCCGACGACCGGGTGCAGAACGCGGTCGCGCGGAACACGGCGGTGAAGGCCGTCGTGAAGGAGTGCTGGCCGGCGGTGGAGCCCGCGAAGCTGGTGCTGCGGCTGCTCGGCGACGCGGAGTTCCTCGCGGAGCACGCCGAGGGGCTGTTCGACGAGGACGAGCAGAAGCTGCTGCTGTGGACGAAGCCGGCCCGGAGCGTGAAGACGGCGAAGTGGTCGGCGGCGGACGCCGTCCTCATCGACGAGGCGCAGGACCTGGTGGAGCGGACGCACTCGCTCGGGCACGTGGTCCTCGACGAGGCGCAGGACCTGTCCCCGATGCAGTACCGGGCGGTGGGCCGGCGCTGCACGACCGGGTCGGCGACGATCCTGGGCGACCTCGCGCAGGGCACCACCCCGTGGGCGACGACGAGTTGGGCGGAGGCGCTCGGGCACCTGGGGAAGCCGGAGGCGGTCGTGGAGGAGCTGACCGCCGGTTTCCGCGTGCCGCGCGAGGTGATCGCGTACGCCTCGCGGCTCCTTCCGCACATGTCGCCGGGGCTCGCGCCGGTCGAGTCGGTGCGTGAGAACCCGGGTTCGCTGGACGTCCGCCCGGCCGGGGACCTGGACCGGGACGTCGTCGGCGCGTGCGTCGAGGCCCTCGGGCACGAGGGGTCCGTCGGTCTGATCGCCGCCGACGCGCGGATCGCGCCGCTCGCGGAGGCGCTGACCGCCGCGGGCCTCGCGTACCTCTCGCCCGGCGAGGAGACCACGGCCGAGTCCCGGCTGACGCTGGTCCCGGCCTCGCTCGCGAAGGGCCTGGAGTACGACTACGTGGTCCTGGACGAGCCGGCGGCGGTCGTCGACGGCGAGCCGGACGAGCGGACCGGGCTGCGGCGGCTGTACGTGGCGCTGACCCGTGCGGTGTCGGGTCTGACGGTCCTTCACTCCGCCCCGCTCCCCGCGCAGTTGGGTGACCGGTGA
- a CDS encoding dihydrofolate reductase family protein, with product MRTLISSAFVSLDGVMEAPGGEEGYRNAGWTFKDVEFVPEAYAIKGREQEEAAAMLFGRASYEAFSAVWPDMEDFARYKTLPKYVVSTTLTEDGLADNWGETTILRSLDEVAALKETEGGPIIMHGSASLGRALSDAGLIDRYHLLVFPLLLGAGKRLFSGTDKDTQKLKLVEHETYANGIQKNVFDVVR from the coding sequence ATGCGCACCCTGATCAGCTCGGCCTTCGTCTCGCTCGACGGTGTCATGGAGGCCCCCGGCGGTGAGGAGGGCTACCGCAACGCGGGCTGGACCTTCAAGGACGTGGAGTTCGTGCCGGAGGCGTACGCGATCAAGGGCCGGGAGCAGGAGGAGGCCGCGGCGATGCTGTTCGGCCGGGCCAGCTACGAGGCGTTCAGCGCCGTCTGGCCCGACATGGAGGACTTCGCCCGCTACAAGACGCTGCCGAAGTACGTCGTGTCCACGACCCTCACCGAGGACGGCCTGGCCGACAACTGGGGCGAGACCACGATCCTGCGCTCGCTCGACGAGGTCGCCGCGCTGAAGGAGACCGAGGGCGGCCCGATCATCATGCACGGCAGCGCGTCGCTGGGCCGGGCGCTGTCGGACGCCGGCCTGATCGACCGGTACCACCTGCTGGTCTTCCCGCTGCTGCTGGGCGCGGGCAAGCGGCTGTTCAGCGGGACGGACAAGGACACGCAGAAGCTGAAGCTCGTCGAGCACGAGACGTACGCCAACGGCATCCAGAAGAACGTGTTCGACGTCGTCCGCTAG
- a CDS encoding SAM-dependent methyltransferase: MPAAFAPVLPSRYREREPAPGAGVRVTPETLPGLESVSPADEQSVWLHDSLLGPHSADIVRYLSLARSTGGPVLDLGSGAGRLAVPFARHGFAVEAVDRDASALERLESWARRIGPQVAGLVVTHRTDLTELRLDGSYRLALLAGAMVTAVPPTRRPELLREVASHLAAGGALALDYTAHQLPGLIAEPQRTWAFQVPRFDGVDEWVVARQVFDLPSMSERITYYAARTGKLSTERVVLTTDKWIVDPERLAAELHAAGLHIEGRRRHRIDERTESVLLVCRTDD, translated from the coding sequence GTGCCCGCAGCGTTCGCTCCGGTCCTGCCGTCCCGGTACCGGGAGCGGGAGCCCGCCCCCGGCGCCGGCGTCCGGGTCACCCCGGAGACCCTGCCCGGGCTCGAATCCGTCTCCCCCGCCGACGAGCAGTCCGTCTGGCTGCACGACTCCCTGCTCGGCCCGCACAGCGCGGACATCGTCCGGTACCTCAGCCTCGCCCGCTCCACCGGCGGACCCGTCCTCGACCTCGGCTCCGGCGCCGGGCGGCTCGCCGTCCCGTTCGCCCGGCACGGCTTCGCCGTGGAAGCCGTGGACCGGGACGCCTCGGCCCTAGAGCGCCTCGAGAGCTGGGCCCGCCGGATCGGTCCGCAGGTGGCCGGTCTGGTCGTGACGCACCGGACGGACCTCACCGAGCTGCGGCTCGACGGCAGCTACCGGCTCGCGCTGCTCGCGGGGGCGATGGTCACCGCCGTCCCCCCGACGCGGCGCCCGGAGCTGCTACGGGAGGTGGCCTCGCACCTGGCGGCGGGCGGGGCGCTGGCCCTGGACTACACGGCGCACCAGCTGCCGGGGCTGATCGCGGAGCCGCAGCGGACCTGGGCGTTCCAGGTGCCGCGGTTCGACGGCGTCGACGAGTGGGTGGTGGCCCGGCAGGTCTTCGACCTGCCGTCGATGAGCGAGCGGATCACGTACTACGCGGCAAGGACCGGGAAGCTGTCCACGGAGCGGGTCGTGCTGACCACCGACAAGTGGATCGTGGATCCCGAGCGGCTCGCGGCGGAGCTGCACGCGGCGGGGCTGCACATCGAGGGCCGGCGGCGGCACCGGATCGACGAGCGGACCGAGTCCGTCCTGCTGGTGTGCCGGACGGACGACTGA
- a CDS encoding heavy metal translocating P-type ATPase: MTTTTPGTAQVELAIGGMTCASCAARIEKKLNRMDGVEATVNYATEKAKVTFDADIDVADLIATVEATGYTAAEPAPPRSETPGAPDGPSDEERADEELRPLKQRLITAVALAVPVIAMAMVPALQIEYWQWLSLTLAAPVVVYAAWPFHRAAWTNARHGAATMDTLISVGTIAAFLWSLWALFFGTAGTPGMTHPFEFTIARTDGAGNIYLEAAAGVTAFILAGRYFEARSKRKAGAALKALMQLGAKEVTVLKDGREVTVPTGELQVGDRFLVRPGEKIATDGTVVEGSSAVDASMLTGESVPVEVSVGDSVTGATLNAGGRLVVEATRVGSDTQLARMAKLVEDAQNGKAAAQRLADRISAVFVPIVIALALGTLGFWLGTGQGLTAAFTAAVAVLIIACPCALGLATPTALMVGTGRGAQLGILIKGPEVLETTRKVDTIVLDKTGTVTTGRMTLLKVHTAEGTDETDVLRLAGALEHSSEHPIAQAVATGATAKVGTLPTPEDFANIPGLGVQGVVEGHAVLVGREKLLDEWAMALPADLKSAKETAEKAGKTAIAVAWDGEARAVLEVADAVKETSAEAIRRLRGLGLTPILLTGDNEAVARAVAAEVGIDEVIAEVMPQDKVDVVKKLQAEGRSVAMVGDGVNDAAALAQADLGLAMGTGTDAAIEAGDLTLVRGDLRAAADAIRLSRRTLGTIRSNLFWAFAYNVAALPLAAAGLLNPMIAGAAMAFSSVFVVGNSLRLRGFQAADR; this comes from the coding sequence ATGACAACGACGACACCGGGCACCGCCCAGGTCGAGCTCGCCATCGGCGGCATGACCTGCGCCTCGTGTGCGGCCCGCATCGAGAAGAAGCTCAACCGGATGGACGGGGTCGAGGCCACCGTCAACTACGCCACGGAGAAGGCGAAGGTCACCTTCGACGCCGACATCGACGTCGCCGACCTGATCGCCACCGTCGAGGCCACCGGCTACACCGCCGCCGAGCCCGCGCCCCCGCGGTCCGAGACCCCCGGCGCCCCGGACGGCCCGTCCGACGAGGAGCGGGCCGACGAGGAACTGCGGCCGCTCAAGCAGCGGTTGATCACCGCCGTCGCGCTCGCCGTGCCCGTCATCGCGATGGCGATGGTCCCGGCGCTGCAGATCGAGTACTGGCAGTGGCTGAGCCTGACGCTCGCCGCGCCCGTCGTCGTCTACGCCGCCTGGCCGTTCCACAGGGCCGCCTGGACGAACGCCCGGCACGGCGCCGCCACCATGGACACGCTGATCTCGGTGGGCACGATCGCCGCGTTCCTCTGGTCCCTGTGGGCGCTGTTCTTCGGCACGGCCGGCACGCCGGGGATGACCCACCCCTTCGAGTTCACCATCGCCCGCACCGACGGCGCCGGGAACATCTACCTGGAGGCCGCGGCCGGCGTCACCGCCTTCATCCTGGCGGGCCGCTACTTCGAGGCCCGCTCGAAGCGCAAGGCCGGCGCCGCGCTCAAGGCGCTGATGCAGCTGGGCGCGAAGGAGGTCACCGTCCTCAAGGACGGCCGCGAGGTCACCGTACCGACCGGCGAACTCCAGGTCGGGGACCGCTTCCTGGTCCGCCCGGGCGAGAAGATCGCCACCGACGGCACCGTCGTCGAGGGTTCCTCGGCGGTGGACGCGTCGATGCTGACCGGCGAGTCCGTGCCCGTCGAGGTGTCCGTCGGCGACTCCGTCACCGGCGCCACCCTGAACGCCGGCGGCCGCCTCGTCGTCGAGGCCACCCGCGTCGGCTCCGACACCCAGCTCGCCCGGATGGCGAAGCTCGTCGAGGACGCGCAGAACGGCAAGGCCGCCGCCCAGCGCCTCGCCGACAGGATCTCCGCCGTCTTCGTGCCGATCGTCATCGCCCTCGCGCTGGGCACCCTCGGCTTCTGGCTGGGGACGGGGCAGGGACTGACCGCCGCGTTCACGGCCGCCGTCGCCGTCCTGATCATCGCCTGCCCCTGCGCCCTGGGCCTGGCCACCCCGACCGCGCTCATGGTCGGCACCGGCCGCGGCGCGCAGCTCGGCATCCTGATCAAGGGGCCCGAGGTCCTGGAGACCACCCGCAAGGTCGACACGATCGTCCTGGACAAGACCGGCACCGTCACCACCGGCCGGATGACCCTCCTCAAGGTCCACACCGCCGAGGGCACCGACGAGACCGACGTCCTGCGCCTGGCCGGCGCCCTGGAACACTCCTCCGAGCACCCCATCGCCCAGGCCGTCGCCACCGGCGCCACCGCCAAGGTCGGCACCCTGCCCACCCCCGAGGACTTCGCCAACATCCCCGGTCTCGGCGTGCAGGGCGTCGTCGAGGGCCATGCCGTCCTCGTCGGCCGGGAGAAGCTCCTCGACGAGTGGGCCATGGCTCTCCCGGCCGACCTCAAGTCCGCGAAGGAGACGGCCGAGAAGGCCGGCAAGACCGCGATCGCGGTGGCCTGGGACGGCGAGGCCCGTGCGGTGCTCGAAGTCGCGGACGCGGTGAAGGAGACCAGCGCCGAGGCCATCAGGCGGCTGCGCGGTCTCGGTCTGACGCCGATCCTGCTGACCGGTGACAACGAGGCGGTCGCCCGGGCCGTCGCCGCGGAGGTCGGCATCGACGAGGTCATCGCGGAGGTCATGCCGCAGGACAAGGTCGACGTCGTCAAGAAACTCCAGGCCGAGGGCCGTTCGGTGGCCATGGTCGGCGACGGCGTGAACGACGCCGCGGCGCTCGCCCAGGCCGACCTGGGTCTGGCGATGGGCACGGGCACGGACGCCGCCATCGAGGCCGGCGACCTGACCCTCGTACGCGGTGACCTGCGGGCCGCGGCCGACGCCATCCGGCTCTCCCGCAGGACGCTCGGCACGATCCGCTCGAACCTCTTCTGGGCCTTCGCCTACAACGTGGCGGCGCTGCCGCTCGCCGCGGCGGGGCTGCTCAACCCGATGATCGCGGGCGCGGCCATGGCCTTCTCCTCGGTCTTCGTGGTGGGCAACAGCCTCCGCCTGCGGGGCTTCCAGGCCGCCGACCGCTGA
- a CDS encoding M56 family metallopeptidase: protein MNHHLLVPLGVVALTGFLVPWLVVRARWAQQAPRLALAVWAACGALFAAATALVPAQLVLPIESSHRLADMMYALRPPTVGQLLHLDGRERFAFALSLAVLSLPAAAFVHRLARARRVRVRHAGVLRLVGRYDPALRATVLDDDRPAVYCLPGRSRPIVVSSGAVDTLTPAQLAAALAHERAHISGRHHLLVAATEAFTAVFARLPLARHGGAAVPLLLEMAADDRALRRCTRDALATALYALASGRAPRSAFAAGGPSAALRMRRILTPHSAGHPVLRGLLTVGAAGLAITPLIVACCSFPG from the coding sequence GTGAACCACCACCTCCTCGTCCCGCTCGGGGTCGTCGCCCTCACCGGCTTCCTCGTGCCGTGGCTGGTCGTCCGGGCCCGCTGGGCCCAGCAGGCGCCGCGGCTCGCGCTCGCCGTCTGGGCCGCCTGCGGCGCCCTGTTCGCCGCCGCGACCGCGCTGGTCCCCGCCCAGCTGGTGCTGCCGATCGAGAGCAGCCACCGGCTCGCGGACATGATGTACGCGCTGCGGCCGCCCACCGTCGGGCAGCTCCTGCACCTCGACGGACGCGAGCGGTTCGCCTTCGCGCTCTCCCTCGCCGTGCTCTCGCTGCCCGCCGCCGCGTTCGTCCACCGCCTGGCCAGGGCGCGTCGGGTGCGGGTGCGGCACGCGGGGGTGCTGCGGCTCGTGGGACGGTACGACCCGGCACTGCGGGCCACCGTCCTCGACGACGACCGGCCCGCCGTGTACTGCCTGCCCGGCCGGTCGCGCCCGATCGTCGTCTCCTCCGGCGCGGTGGACACGCTGACCCCGGCCCAGCTCGCGGCGGCGCTCGCGCACGAGCGGGCGCACATCTCGGGGCGGCACCATCTCCTGGTGGCGGCGACGGAGGCCTTCACGGCGGTGTTCGCGCGTCTGCCGCTGGCCCGGCACGGCGGAGCCGCCGTACCGCTGCTGCTCGAAATGGCCGCGGACGACCGGGCGTTGCGGCGCTGCACGCGGGACGCGCTGGCCACCGCGCTGTACGCGCTGGCCTCGGGGCGGGCGCCGCGCTCGGCGTTCGCGGCGGGCGGCCCTTCGGCGGCGCTGCGGATGCGGCGCATCCTCACCCCGCACAGCGCGGGCCATCCGGTGCTGCGCGGGCTGCTGACCGTGGGGGCGGCGGGACTCGCGATCACGCCCTTGATCGTCGCCTGCTGTTCCTTCCCCGGGTAA
- a CDS encoding aminoglycoside phosphotransferase family protein produces the protein MAVISPPASPEGPVGVEFVGRLVAGRFPEWGGLPVRAVPSAGTDNVMFRLGDDLVVRLPRVAYAARHVEKEQRWLPLLAPHLPLAVPVPVGRAEPGPEFPYPWSVYRWLDGDDTYNAPLTDLAHAAVELGRFGAALRAVDASDGPASFRGGPVTAWEEGQLPAAVRDLAADGLVDAGLATAAWEAVLRLPQWDGPPVWVHGDLLPGNLLGRGGRLSAVIDFGGLGTGDPACDTLPAWTLFTAATRPLFREAARVDDATWARGRGWALAWGLVTEHHYRGRNEVLAAVARRTRTEALAEYAELAGATAS, from the coding sequence ATGGCAGTCATCTCACCCCCGGCCTCCCCGGAGGGGCCCGTCGGTGTCGAGTTCGTCGGCCGGCTCGTCGCCGGGCGGTTTCCCGAGTGGGGTGGGCTTCCCGTGCGGGCCGTGCCGTCGGCCGGGACGGACAACGTCATGTTCCGGCTCGGCGACGACCTGGTCGTACGGCTGCCCCGCGTCGCGTACGCCGCCCGGCACGTCGAGAAGGAACAGCGCTGGCTGCCCCTGCTCGCCCCGCACCTGCCCCTGGCCGTCCCGGTCCCGGTGGGCCGGGCCGAGCCGGGCCCCGAGTTCCCGTACCCCTGGTCCGTCTACCGCTGGCTCGACGGCGACGACACGTACAACGCCCCGCTCACCGACCTCGCCCACGCCGCCGTCGAGCTCGGCCGCTTCGGCGCCGCCCTGCGCGCCGTCGACGCGAGCGACGGGCCCGCCTCCTTCCGGGGCGGCCCGGTCACCGCCTGGGAGGAGGGCCAGCTGCCCGCCGCCGTCCGCGACCTCGCGGCCGACGGCCTCGTCGACGCCGGCCTCGCGACCGCCGCCTGGGAGGCGGTGCTGCGGCTCCCGCAGTGGGACGGCCCGCCCGTCTGGGTCCACGGCGACCTGCTGCCGGGCAATCTGCTGGGACGGGGCGGCCGCCTCAGCGCCGTCATCGACTTCGGCGGCCTCGGGACGGGCGACCCGGCGTGCGACACGCTGCCCGCCTGGACCCTGTTCACCGCCGCCACCCGCCCCCTGTTCCGCGAAGCCGCCCGCGTCGACGACGCGACCTGGGCGCGCGGCCGGGGCTGGGCGCTGGCCTGGGGCCTGGTGACCGAGCACCACTACCGCGGGAGGAACGAGGTGCTCGCGGCCGTCGCCCGCCGCACCCGCACCGAGGCGCTCGCGGAGTACGCGGAACTCGCGGGGGCCACCGCCTCCTAG
- a CDS encoding VOC family protein, with protein sequence MSPAGALHHVEVWVGDLARAEDSFGWLLGALGYEPFQRWEGGRSWALGSFYLVVEQSAARTSDVHDRLRPGLNHLAFHAGDRTAVDALVAEAPAHGWRLLFADRHPYAGGEGVYAAYLENADGFEVELVAAPEEPGERGEPEEPGESGEPGAPREDAGER encoded by the coding sequence GTGAGCCCGGCGGGGGCCCTGCATCACGTCGAGGTGTGGGTGGGTGACCTGGCGCGCGCCGAGGACAGCTTCGGCTGGCTCCTCGGCGCGCTCGGGTACGAGCCGTTCCAGCGCTGGGAGGGCGGCCGCAGCTGGGCGCTCGGCTCCTTCTACCTCGTCGTCGAGCAGTCCGCGGCCCGTACGTCGGACGTGCACGACCGGCTGCGGCCCGGCCTGAACCACCTGGCCTTCCACGCCGGGGACCGGACGGCCGTCGACGCGCTGGTCGCCGAGGCGCCCGCGCACGGCTGGCGGCTGCTGTTCGCCGACCGTCATCCGTACGCGGGCGGCGAGGGCGTGTACGCGGCGTATCTGGAGAACGCCGACGGGTTCGAGGTAGAGCTCGTCGCCGCGCCGGAAGAGCCGGGAGAGCGAGGAGAGCCGGAAGAGCCGGGAGAGTCGGGAGAGCCGGGAGCGCCGCGAGAGGACGCGGGCGAGCGATGA
- a CDS encoding GNAT family N-acetyltransferase: protein MRRLISAQCALPRIRAEIEIPGGAPGWLGWLVATDPDGTVVGVAAGGVPVPGEGEVYALAVESGSRRGGVGTALLTAATDRMRGFGARAQRVELPAEADPALPFYTRLGFTALSPRRLSRTLA, encoded by the coding sequence ATGCGCCGGCTGATCTCCGCACAATGCGCACTCCCCCGCATACGCGCGGAAATTGAAATTCCGGGAGGCGCGCCCGGCTGGCTCGGCTGGCTCGTCGCGACCGACCCGGACGGCACGGTCGTCGGCGTCGCCGCCGGCGGCGTCCCCGTCCCGGGCGAGGGCGAGGTGTACGCGCTCGCCGTGGAGTCCGGCTCCCGCCGCGGCGGTGTGGGTACGGCCCTGCTGACGGCGGCCACGGACCGGATGCGCGGCTTCGGCGCCCGGGCCCAGCGGGTGGAACTCCCCGCGGAGGCCGACCCGGCGCTCCCCTTCTACACCCGGCTGGGCTTCACGGCCCTGTCACCGCGGCGCCTGTCCCGCACGCTGGCCTGA
- a CDS encoding Fur family transcriptional regulator produces the protein MAVVEELTGREAVIQRLRDVGLRVTGPRLEVLTVLAAGGHLDVEAITTTARERLGTLTSQAVYEMLRHFQETGLVSKFDRPGLPAVFEISGPAHQHALCTVCGRVENVAATAPAPPKGALPQWRVDDAEIVFKGLCPDCRTSAADG, from the coding sequence ATGGCAGTCGTGGAAGAGCTGACGGGCCGCGAGGCGGTGATCCAGCGCCTGCGTGACGTCGGGCTGCGGGTCACGGGCCCCCGCCTGGAGGTGCTCACGGTGCTCGCCGCCGGCGGCCATCTCGACGTCGAGGCGATCACCACCACCGCCCGCGAGCGGCTCGGGACGCTGACCAGCCAGGCCGTGTACGAGATGCTGCGGCACTTCCAGGAGACCGGCCTGGTCAGCAAGTTCGACCGGCCGGGTCTGCCCGCGGTCTTCGAGATCTCCGGACCGGCGCACCAGCACGCGCTGTGCACGGTCTGCGGCCGCGTGGAGAACGTCGCGGCGACCGCGCCGGCGCCCCCGAAGGGCGCCCTTCCGCAGTGGCGGGTCGACGACGCGGAGATCGTGTTCAAGGGTCTGTGCCCCGACTGCCGGACGTCCGCCGCCGACGGCTGA
- a CDS encoding BlaI/MecI/CopY family transcriptional regulator — protein sequence MRRLGELEAEIMDRLWAWQRPATVREVVDDINRGRRVAYTTVMTVADILHRKGWLRREKAGRAWLYEPVRSREEYTAGLMRDALGDSQDRPAALLRFVEVISDEDMDALDAALRAARGDQEPHPGGSAA from the coding sequence GTGCGCCGGCTGGGAGAGCTGGAGGCCGAGATCATGGACCGGCTGTGGGCCTGGCAGCGGCCCGCCACGGTCCGCGAGGTCGTCGACGACATCAACCGGGGCCGCCGGGTCGCCTACACGACGGTCATGACGGTCGCGGACATCCTGCACCGCAAGGGCTGGCTCCGCCGCGAGAAGGCGGGCCGCGCCTGGCTGTACGAGCCCGTCCGCAGCCGCGAGGAGTACACCGCCGGACTGATGCGGGACGCCCTCGGCGACAGCCAGGACCGCCCCGCCGCCCTCCTGCGCTTCGTGGAGGTCATCTCGGACGAGGACATGGACGCCCTCGACGCGGCGCTCCGCGCGGCCCGCGGCGACCAGGAACCGCATCCCGGCGGGAGCGCCGCGTGA